From the genome of Streptomyces sp. S4.7:
CAGGGAGAGTGCGGGGCTTGTCGGCGGCACGGCGTGAAGGGGACACACGTCGGCGCCGATGCAATTAAAAGCGTGCTGTCTCTCACTCGGCTCTCAGTTCCTTATCGCTCGCCTCTCAGGCCGGTACGGGGTCATTGAGCGCCCTCGGATGAAACTGGTAGAGATAGGATTCCGCACTGCGATCCGGTCGGTGATTCCCCGACCCGGCGGTGTCGATCCAGCACATTCTCGTGTTCTACGTTCGCCATCTCCGATGGAGGTAGATGTGCGCCCGACCCGACTGAGTTCCCGTTGGTTCAGATCATTCGGTGAAGTGGCCGATCCGGTCAGCGAGGTGGTGTGCTTTCCGCATGCCGGGGGCAGTTCCGCGGTGTTCCGGAGCTGGCACCGTTACACCTCGGCGCTGAAGGTCACCGCGGTGCAGCTGCCGGGCCGGGAAGTGCGGCTCGGGGAGCCGCCGTTCCAGGAGATGACCGCGCTCGTCGACGCGCTGGCGCCCGCGCTGAAGCCGCTGACCCGCCGGCCGTACGCGTTCTACGGGCACAGCATGGGGGCACTGGTCGCCTTCGAGGTGCTGCGACGGTTCGTGTCACTTGAACTGCCGCTGCCCGTCGCGCTGTTCGTGTCGGGGCGGGACGCCCCGCAGTACGCGGACCAGGAGCAGGTGCACCATCTGCCGGACGCGGAGCTGCTGGAGCGGTTGCGGGCCTGGGAGGGGATGGAGCCCCAGGAGCTTTCGCAGTACGAGGAGTTGGTGGCACTGATGCTGCCGACCATCCGGGCCGATCTGACCCTGGCGGAGACCTACGGATATGTGCCGGGGCCGCCGGTGCCGGTGCCGGTGCGGGTGCTGCGCGGTACGCGTGACCCGCTGGTGCGGCCCGGGGACGCGGGCTGGGCCCGGCAGACCTCTGAGGACTGTTCGGTACACGACTTCGACGGAGGTCATTTCTTCGTGCAGGACCACGAGAGGAGCGTCGTGACCTTCATCGAGTCGGCACTCGGTGCATCAGCCGCGAGGGAGGCGGGAACCCAGTGAGCAGTTCCTCGTACGCGGGTGGTGTCGGCAGCGGCGAGTCCCGCGACTACAGCGACTACTTCGTGCTGCCGGCCGCGCCGGCGCAGCGCAGCCTCTGGTTCGTCTGCCAGCTGAACCCGCCGAGCAATGCGGCGTACAACGTGGTGAGCGCGGTGCGGCTGACCGGCGATCTGGACGTCGTGCTGCTCCAGCAGGCGGTCAACGCGGTGGTGGCGCGGCACGAGAGCCTGCGCACCGGGGTCGGCCTGGTCGACGGTGATCCGCATCAACTGGTCCTGCCGGAGGCGCTGGTGTCGCTGCCGGTGGTCGACTGCTCGGCCCTGTCGCCGGAGGCGGCCGGGGCGCAGGTGCAGCGGCTGGCCCGGGAGCAGGCGGCGCTGCCGTTCGCGCTGGACGCGCCGCCGCTACTGCGGCTGGTCCTGGTGCGCGAGGCACCGCGCAGGCACACCATGATCGTGACGATCCATCACCTGGTGTGCGACAGCTGGTCGATGGATGTGTTCTACGGCGATCTCGCGGACGCCTACCGGGGGTTGCGGGAGCGCGGCCGGTCCGGATTCGGCGAACTGCCGATTCAGTACGCCGACTATGTCGGCTGGCTGGACGAGCAGTTGGCCGGCGAGCGGATGGACCGGATGGTCGCCCACTGGCAGGAGGCGCTGGCGGGTACGACGCCGCTGGAGCTGCCGGTGGACCGTCCCCGGGACCAGGGGCGCGGCGGGGACGGCGGCCGGGTGGAGGAGCGCCTGGACGGTCCGGCGACGGCCGCGCTGGAGGAGCTGGCCAAGCGGTCCGGCGGGACTCTGTTCATGGTGCTGCTCACCGGTTTCATGACGACGCTGGCCCGTGTGACGGGCCAGGAGGACGTGGTGGTGGGCACGCCGGTGGCTGGGCGGCACCATCCGGACGCGGAGCGGCTGGTCGGGTTCTTCGCGAACACCCTCGTGCTGCGGGCCCGGTTGCCGCTGCGCGGCGGGTTCGAGTCGGCGGCCGGGGTGGTACGCGATGCCTGTTTGGGCGCGTTCTCGCACGACCGGATGCCGTTCGACCGGCTCGTGCAGGAGATCCGGCAGACCCGGGCGCTGGACCGCAATCCGCTGTTCGACGTGATGTTCTCGATGCCGAACACGCCCGCGGCTGAGGTACGGCTGCCCGGCCTGACCATGGCGCCGGTGGAACTGACCGGTACGGCGGCCAAGTTCGACCTGTGGCTGACGGTGCTGCCGGACGGGGACGGGCTGCGGCTCCAACTGGACTACGACCGGGGTCTGTACGACGAGGCGACGGCGGCACGCATCGTGGAGCTGCACCGGCTGGTGCTGGCGGACGCGCTGCGGGACCCGGCGGTCCCCGTGGGGGCGCTGCCCCTGGCGGCGGCCCCGGACGCGCTCACGACGGAGGCGGAGGCGGGGGCGAGTGCGGCCGCCGCGCCGGCCACGACCGGGCCGCCGGCCGCGGTCACGGTGCCGGGGCTGCTGGCGGAGCGCGGCGCCGACGACGTGGTGCTGTCATCGGCCGACGCCGTGCTGACGCTGGGTGAGTTGCGCGAGTGGTCGGCGGATCTGGCCGGCCGGCTGCGGGCGGAGGGGATCGCCGGGCCCGGAATGCGGGTGACCACTCCCCCGGTGCCTTCGGCGGCGCTGATCGCGGTGCTGCTGGCGGCGTTCGAGGTCGGCGCGGTGCCGGCGTACGGACAGCGGCACGACCGGGCGGGTGCGTTCGTCCGGCGGGCCGAGGAGGAGCCGGGTGGCTGGCTGATCACCACCGGGCCGCGGTTCGACCCGGTGGCGGACGGCGGCCCGCCGGGGCCCGACGCGCCTGCCTGGTGGTCCGGTGACGGGGGGTCGGACGGGTCCGGGGCGACGCTGTCGCACGGGGCGCTGGCCGCCGCTCTGGCCGGTGTCGCCGACCGGCTGTCGGTGTCGGCGGAGGACGATGTGCTGCTGCTCGACGGCGGCGCCCCGCCGTCCCTGGTGGACCTGTTGATGCCGCTGGCCCACGCCCGCAGCCTGATGCTGTCGGGGGCGCAGGTGGCACCGGCCGGGCCGCCCGCCGCGTTCGTACTCGCCGATCCGCCGACCTGGCGGCGGGTGCTGACCGAGGGCTGGGAGCCGCCGCCCGGTGCCCGGCTGGTGTGTGTGGGCGAGGTGCTCGCCCCCGATCTGGTGGACATGCTGACGCGGACCGGCGGCACGGTGTTCCTGGGCCGCCCCGGCCCGCAGCCGATGGCGGTGCCGGCCGCGCTGG
Proteins encoded in this window:
- a CDS encoding alpha/beta fold hydrolase, whose product is MADPVSEVVCFPHAGGSSAVFRSWHRYTSALKVTAVQLPGREVRLGEPPFQEMTALVDALAPALKPLTRRPYAFYGHSMGALVAFEVLRRFVSLELPLPVALFVSGRDAPQYADQEQVHHLPDAELLERLRAWEGMEPQELSQYEELVALMLPTIRADLTLAETYGYVPGPPVPVPVRVLRGTRDPLVRPGDAGWARQTSEDCSVHDFDGGHFFVQDHERSVVTFIESALGASAAREAGTQ
- a CDS encoding condensation domain-containing protein; the encoded protein is MSSSSYAGGVGSGESRDYSDYFVLPAAPAQRSLWFVCQLNPPSNAAYNVVSAVRLTGDLDVVLLQQAVNAVVARHESLRTGVGLVDGDPHQLVLPEALVSLPVVDCSALSPEAAGAQVQRLAREQAALPFALDAPPLLRLVLVREAPRRHTMIVTIHHLVCDSWSMDVFYGDLADAYRGLRERGRSGFGELPIQYADYVGWLDEQLAGERMDRMVAHWQEALAGTTPLELPVDRPRDQGRGGDGGRVEERLDGPATAALEELAKRSGGTLFMVLLTGFMTTLARVTGQEDVVVGTPVAGRHHPDAERLVGFFANTLVLRARLPLRGGFESAAGVVRDACLGAFSHDRMPFDRLVQEIRQTRALDRNPLFDVMFSMPNTPAAEVRLPGLTMAPVELTGTAAKFDLWLTVLPDGDGLRLQLDYDRGLYDEATAARIVELHRLVLADALRDPAVPVGALPLAAAPDALTTEAEAGASAAAAPATTGPPAAVTVPGLLAERGADDVVLSSADAVLTLGELREWSADLAGRLRAEGIAGPGMRVTTPPVPSAALIAVLLAAFEVGAVPAYGQRHDRAGAFVRRAEEEPGGWLITTGPRFDPVADGGPPGPDAPAWWSGDGGSDGSGATLSHGALAAALAGVADRLSVSAEDDVLLLDGGAPPSLVDLLMPLAHARSLMLSGAQVAPAGPPAAFVLADPPTWRRVLTEGWEPPPGARLVCVGEVLAPDLVDMLTRTGGTVFLGRPGPQPMAVPAALAPLDERRARRLGPPPAGVVRSLLDVRGAPVSDGLVGELYVADQAGVAVPVGLRCRRARDGALEAVGPGEGRLFVGDRAVPGAAVERVLAGFPGVGAAAVTTDAGGGRLIAWLVPDGTVAAGTEQERERFAADIRGRARSALPGYRVPAVFGVLDELPVGPGGEPDRGALPAPPEQAPRDAVAQVPPRNGVERRVLAIFQNVLGLSVVGVHSDFFGLGGHSLLAAKLLSRVRAEFGLQVPVRDFFRLPTPAGLAAAIEELERARDRRPTSDEALLAQLAGMSDDEIDQLLRHLN